The nucleotide sequence CCAATCAGCGCGCCAGAATATGCATCTGCAGGGAGCTGCCCCACCCACACTCTAAATCATTGTCGTCTGTTGCTCATCAAGCAGCCCCTACGACGCCATTATCGTCGTCATCAATTGCGCTGCCGGTGGCTGCCTGCAGACAGCTTGTCACCGTCGGGTAAACATGTGAATTTCGCAGTCGAGCAGGCAAACACGTGACGAGGCGACGAAGGAGGATGCCGGGCCGGAGGAAGATGGCGGAAGATGGGCGACAATGACGACGTCAATCGTGCGACAAAAGGCAGTTTGAATACTAAAACAAGGCGGACTCGCAGCTTTATTGCGCCTCCTCCAAATAAAGGAGGCTCCGTACATAGAACACATAGGTTGTCCATCTCTCAACCGAGACTGAACCGCTTGAGGTTGTCGAATCCCTTCGACTTGTCGATGCGCCCGTAGATGGTGGACCTCACTATCATTCCGCTCTTGGGCTTCGAAATCGCCAGGCCGAACCGGAACTTGGCCTCCGGCAGAAAGCTGGGCAACATCTCCTCGTCCACCTTGTAGTTGGTGAGGCTGTAGGTGCCGCTCCGGATGGGGCACTCCTTGAAGAGGTTGCCGTGCTTGAGCAGGTCCTCGAAGATCCCGCGCACCAGCGGGTCCGAGCTGCGCTGCTTCAGCAGCTTGCAGAAGTTGAGGGTGCGGTTGATCAGGGTGGAGAAGTTCCCCTTGTCCGTCTCCAGGCTAATGTCGACCGCCAGCTCGACGTCCTCTATGTCCTCGAGGGTCTTGATTTCCATGCTCAGCTTGGAGTCACCCGACTCGTTCTGCAGATCCACATGGATGTCCATGATCTTGTCGTTGGCCTCGAAGTCAATGCTCGTGAGGATGACCTTGAAAGAGCGCTGTCCCCGGCGGTTAGTCAGAGCTTCGACCCAGGCTTCTACCAGTCCCGCTCCAACTCACCCAGGCTCCGGTCACGGGCATGAGCACCACCAGTATCAGGGCCCAGGCACAGCAGCTTCGGGTGAACTCCTCGCGCATCTTGCTCCAATTATCCACTGGGACTGGCCCTTTTTCAATTAGTCACTTTTTATATGAATGCAATTAAGATTAGTCAGGCCCCGATGGTCGCCAAAGTGCTCCGGACATTATGTGCGGCACGTGGCCATGGTGAATTAAGTCAACTAAGTGGATGGACTTTGGAAAAGCATTCAGCTGTTTCAATGCTAAGTCAATTTTCGATAAGATCGAACACAAATTCGCCCAGCCTATTTCCATATAAATAGAACTCCGCCTGGCgagagcaggcagtgaagtcGGTTTACTCCACTAGGTCCAAAATGTTGCTGTACACCCTGGTGCTGGCGCACGTCATCCTGGCCCTTTCCCATGGCTCCCTGGCTGAGGTAAGGCCTCGTGGAGTATGGCTGCAGTCTAATCCCCCCACCGCTTTTCCAGAAAATGATGCGGCCCAAGTTCAAGGAAATGAAGATCTGGAGCGACGAGAAGTTCCTCAGCCACAAGGTGGTCTACGACAGCAGCGACCCGCACCTGAACTTCAGCATGGAGGTGCACCAGGAGCTGCTCGACGTGGACGTCCACGTGGAGGTGCGCATCACCAACAAGCAGGACCCGCTCTACACCACCACTCTGAACACC is from Drosophila suzukii chromosome 3, CBGP_Dsuzu_IsoJpt1.0, whole genome shotgun sequence and encodes:
- the LOC108007689 gene encoding uncharacterized protein, with the protein product MREEFTRSCCAWALILVVLMPVTGAWRSFKVILTSIDFEANDKIMDIHVDLQNESGDSKLSMEIKTLEDIEDVELAVDISLETDKGNFSTLINRTLNFCKLLKQRSSDPLVRGIFEDLLKHGNLFKECPIRSGTYSLTNYKVDEEMLPSFLPEAKFRFGLAISKPKSGMIVRSTIYGRIDKSKGFDNLKRFSLG